From Sandaracinaceae bacterium:
CGCGGGCTCGCCTCGCAGCCGAGGACCCGCAGATCGCGCAGCGCCGGCTTGAGCCGCATGGCCCGCACGAGCTGCTCTGCCGCCTTGGGCGGCGGGCCGAAGCGATCCTCCATCTCGGAGGCGAGGTCGACCACCTCCTGTTCGTCCTCGGCGCTGGCCAGCCGCTTGTAGAAGCTGAGGCGGAGGCCGACGTCCTCGATGTAGTCGTCGGGGAGGTAGTGCTCGACGTCGATGGTCATCTCGGTGTCGACCTCGTGCACCATCGGCTCGCCGCGGAGCTCCGCCACCGCCTCCTGCAGCATGTGCAGGAAGAGATCGAAGCCGACCGCGGCCAGCGTGCCGCTCTGCTCGGCCCCGAGCACGTCGCCCGCGCCGCGCAGCTCCATGTCGAGCGAGGCCACGCTGAAGCCCGCGCCGAGGTGGCTGAAGCGCTCGAGCGCCTCGATGCGGGCCCGCGCGTCGTCCGTCATCTGCTGGGGCGGCGGCGTGACCAGGTAGCAGTACGCGCGCTCCTTGCTGCGGCCCACGCGCCCGCGGAGCTGGTAGAGCTGCGCGAGGCCGAAGTTGTTGGCCCCGTCGATCAAAATCGTGTTGGCGCGCGGGATGTCGAGGCCGCTCTCGATGATCGCGGTCGAGCAGAGGACGTCGTACTGGCCGTCGACGAAGTCGGTCATCGTGCGCTCGAGCGTCGCCTCCGCGAGCTGGCCGTGCGCGACCGCCACGCGCGCCTGCGGGATGAGCTGCTGCAGGATGTTCGCGCGCTCGTAGAGGCCCTCGATGCGGTTGTAGACGAAGAAGGTCTGCCCGCCGCGGCCGAGCTCGCGCTGGATCGCCTCCTTGATGAGGTGATCGTCCCAGCGCGTGACCACGGTGCGCACCGCGCGTCGGTCGACGGGAGCGGTGGTGATGAGCGAGAGGTCGCGGAGCCCGCCCACCGCGAGCTGCAGCGTCCGCGGGATCGGCGTCGCCGTGAGCGTCAGCACGTCGACCTCGCTCTTCAGCTTCTTGATGCGCTCCTTGTGCGTGACCCCGAAGCGCTGCTCCTCGTCGACGACCAGCATGCCGAGGTTCGCGAAGTGCACGTCCTTGCTGAGCAGGCGGTGCGTGCCGACGAGGATGTCGACCTTGCCCTCCTTCGTGGCGGTCAGCACGCGCGTCTGCGCGGTCTTGTCGACGAAGCGCGAGAGGGTCTCGATGCGGACCGGGTAGTCCTTCAGGCGCTCGGCGAAGGTGTTGAAGTGCTGCTGGGCGAGCACCGTGGTCGGGCAGAGCACGGCGACCTGCCGGCCCGTCATCGCGACCCGGAAGGCGGCCCGGATCGCGACCTCGGTCTTGCCGAAGCCCACGTCGCCGCAGACGATCCGATCCATCGGGCGCGGCTCCTCGAGGTCGGCGAGCACGTCCTCGATCGCCTTCTGCTGATCGGCGGTCTCCTCGAAGGGAAAGGTCGCCTCGAACTCGGCGTAGGCGCGCTCGGCCGGGGGCAGGGGAGGGCGCTGGTGGGCGAGGCGCTCCGCGTACAATCGCAAGAGCTCTTCGGCCATCTGCTTGACCTTGCGTTGGACCTTGGCCTTCGTCTTGGAGAAGGTCTGCCCGCCGAGTCGGTCGATCTTCGGCTTGTGCCCGTCGCCGCCCGAGTACTTCTGCAGCTGGTGCAGGCGCGTGACGGGGAGGAAGAGCTTGTCGCCCTTGGTGTACTCGACGACGAGCACCTCGACGCTGCTCGCGCTGATCCCGCGCAGCTCCTCGTCCTTGCTGACCCCGATCGTCTTGCGCTCGAGCCCGAGGTACTTGCCGACGCCGTGCTCGGAGTGGACGACGTAGTCGCCGACCTTCAGCTGCCGCAGATCCTCGAGGAAGGCGCGGCCGCGCGACTTGTCGAGCCCCTTGGCGCGAGGGCGCTTGCGCTTGCGGTGCGCGCGGGTGCCGAAGACCTCCTCCTCGGTGACCACGACGAGCGCCTCGGTCGCCATCACGAACCCGGCCGAGAGGTTGCCGACCGTGATCTGCGCCGCGCCGGGCGGCCGGCCGTCGAGGGCGGCCGGGGTGAAGGCCTCCGCGTCGCCCTTCGCGAGGGCCACGCCGTAGTTCTTCAGGATCGACGCGAGCCGCCCGGCCTGCGTGCTGGTGCGGGCCGTGAACACGACGCGCAGCCCCTGGTCGAGCCAGCGCTGCGTCTTGCGCGCGAGCGGGACGAGCCCGTCCTCCTTGCCGTGCGCGGCGCGGCGCGCCTTGAGCTCGGCGATGAGCGGCTGCTGATCCTCGGCCGCGAGCCGGAGCACGTCGTCGGGAGGCGCGGACTCGAGCGGCGCGAGCGCGCCCTCGTCGTCGGTGGAGCCGCTGACGAGCAGCCGGTGCACGAGGCCCAGCCGCCGCGCCATCAGCGCCTCGGCCACGTCCGGCGCGTCGAGGTAGTGCGCGTCGAAGTCGAACGTGGGCTTGCTCTCCGCGCGCCGCGCCGCGAGGTCGCGCTCCGCCCGCTCCAGCGCGTCGGTCGCGGTCCGCACCGACGCCGTCGGGTCGAGCACCACCACGAGCAGATCGTCGGGCAGGTAGTCGAAGAGGGTCTCGAGCTTCGGATAGAACGCGGGGAGGAATCCCTCGAGCCCGAGGTACAGACGGCCGCTCTCCAGATCGTCGAGGATCTGCTTGGTCGTCCGCGTCGGCATGTCGATGCTGTCGCAGAGCTCTCGCACCCGCATGCGGGCGAGCGCGACCTCGTCGGGGCCGTAGAGCGCGTCCTTGACGGGGTGCACGCGCAGCTCGCCCACGCTCTCGAGCGTGCGCTGATCGTCGGGGTCGAAGCGCTTGACCGAGAGCACGAGCCAGTCGTCGAGCTCGATGCGCGCGGGCTGCGTCGCGTGGGGCGGGTAGACGTCGATGAGCGCGCCGCGCACCGCGAACGTGCCCGGGTCCTCGACCACGGGGACGCGCATGTAGCCGCCCTCGACGAGCACGTCGACCAGCTCGTCCCGGTCGAGCTCCTCCTCGGCGCGCACCACCATCGAGCGCTTCAGGATCGCGTCCCGGGGCGGCACCCGGCGCGGCAGCGCGCTCATCGGCGCGACCAGGAACCGCCACGGGAGCCCCTGGGCGAGGTGGAAGAGGGTGGAGAGCCGCTCCATCGCGGCGCGACGATCGGGCGCCACCTCCAGGAACGGGCTCGCCTCGTGCGCCGGGTAGCAGAGCACGTCGTCCGACGAGTCTCCGTCCGAGTCGGCCATGCCCGCGAACAGCTCGAGATCGGTCACCGCGCGCCGCGCCGCGTCGGTGTCCGGGGTCAGCACGAGCACCCGGTCCTTCGAGCGCGCGGTGTGCTTGGCCAGCAAGAGCGCCGCGGCGCTCGGGGGCAGGCCGGTCAGATCGACCCGGCGCTGGGTGGACAGCGCGCCGAGCGCGTCCTCGACCCGCGCGGTCGCACGTTCGAGCGCGCCTTCGAGGGCGCTGGCGGTGGGACCGTCGCTCAAAGCCTCGGCGGTTTAGTGCCGCGTCACGCTCCCCGCAATTACCCTGG
This genomic window contains:
- the mfd gene encoding transcription-repair coupling factor, with protein sequence MSDGPTASALEGALERATARVEDALGALSTQRRVDLTGLPPSAAALLLAKHTARSKDRVLVLTPDTDAARRAVTDLELFAGMADSDGDSSDDVLCYPAHEASPFLEVAPDRRAAMERLSTLFHLAQGLPWRFLVAPMSALPRRVPPRDAILKRSMVVRAEEELDRDELVDVLVEGGYMRVPVVEDPGTFAVRGALIDVYPPHATQPARIELDDWLVLSVKRFDPDDQRTLESVGELRVHPVKDALYGPDEVALARMRVRELCDSIDMPTRTTKQILDDLESGRLYLGLEGFLPAFYPKLETLFDYLPDDLLVVVLDPTASVRTATDALERAERDLAARRAESKPTFDFDAHYLDAPDVAEALMARRLGLVHRLLVSGSTDDEGALAPLESAPPDDVLRLAAEDQQPLIAELKARRAAHGKEDGLVPLARKTQRWLDQGLRVVFTARTSTQAGRLASILKNYGVALAKGDAEAFTPAALDGRPPGAAQITVGNLSAGFVMATEALVVVTEEEVFGTRAHRKRKRPRAKGLDKSRGRAFLEDLRQLKVGDYVVHSEHGVGKYLGLERKTIGVSKDEELRGISASSVEVLVVEYTKGDKLFLPVTRLHQLQKYSGGDGHKPKIDRLGGQTFSKTKAKVQRKVKQMAEELLRLYAERLAHQRPPLPPAERAYAEFEATFPFEETADQQKAIEDVLADLEEPRPMDRIVCGDVGFGKTEVAIRAAFRVAMTGRQVAVLCPTTVLAQQHFNTFAERLKDYPVRIETLSRFVDKTAQTRVLTATKEGKVDILVGTHRLLSKDVHFANLGMLVVDEEQRFGVTHKERIKKLKSEVDVLTLTATPIPRTLQLAVGGLRDLSLITTAPVDRRAVRTVVTRWDDHLIKEAIQRELGRGGQTFFVYNRIEGLYERANILQQLIPQARVAVAHGQLAEATLERTMTDFVDGQYDVLCSTAIIESGLDIPRANTILIDGANNFGLAQLYQLRGRVGRSKERAYCYLVTPPPQQMTDDARARIEALERFSHLGAGFSVASLDMELRGAGDVLGAEQSGTLAAVGFDLFLHMLQEAVAELRGEPMVHEVDTEMTIDVEHYLPDDYIEDVGLRLSFYKRLASAEDEQEVVDLASEMEDRFGPPPKAAEQLVRAMRLKPALRDLRVLGCEASPRRVAFHLREDTPLDPAKVMRLVAQPRSPWKLTPDMKLVHRFDPDAPGDSLDRVEEMLAAARDLRKD